A genomic segment from Aegilops tauschii subsp. strangulata cultivar AL8/78 chromosome 1, Aet v6.0, whole genome shotgun sequence encodes:
- the LOC109739252 gene encoding RNA demethylase ALKBH10B isoform X1 codes for MTTPAAGAPGSPVAAPDQVAARDAVIGWYRGEFAAANAVIDALCGHLAQIGGADYDAVFAALHRRRLNWFPVLHMQKFYSVADVAAELRRVSGARAAAAAAYSEEEAVSTVIHEPMDELVVTVAAEPDPEPEREHEPIPEAQPDVSVHPVDADREPEADGEDSSGDSSERKAASTEDDAAHDGPDNTDQGSQGGHSLPESYPICSDHDECIARPERIKIQKGFMAKESVKGHMVNVVKGLKIYEDVFTTMELMKVADFINEIRQAGRNGELSGETFIFFNKQIKGNKREIIQLGVPLFQHTTEETNCHIEPIPVVLQAVIDHLVLWRLIPESRKPNSVIINFFDEDEHSQPYFKPPHLDNPISTLLLSETLMAFGRSLVTDSNGNYKGPLTLSLKQGSLLVMRGNSADMARHVVCPSSNRRVSITFVRVRPSTPVDLSPLPSPTKAMTLWQPPPTAATAGMQKPPHGSNGAIIGYCPAPQAMLAPAWGMAVRAAPVMMVAAPARPMVMAPSSNINKRMGRGGTGVFLPWTVGPKRYNKHLPPRIQKRRFSAMMSPIESQG; via the exons ATGACGACACCGGCGGCGGGGGCCCCGGGGTCACCGGTGGCGGCGCCGGATCAGGTGGCGGCCAGGGACGCCGTGATCGGGTGGTACCGCGGCGAGTTCGCGGCCGCCAACGCCGTGATCGACGCGCTGTGCGGCCACCTCGCGCAGATCGGCGGGGCCGACTACGACGCCGTCTTCGCcgcgctccaccgccgccgcctcaaCTGGTTCCCCGTCCTCCACATGCAGAAGTTCTACTCCGTCGCCGACGTCGCCGCCGAGCTGCGTCGCGTCTccggcgcccgcgccgccgcggccgccgcctACTCCGAGGAGGAGGCCGTGTCCACGGTGATCCACGAGCCCATGGACGAGCTCGTCGTCACCGTCGCCGCGGAGCCGGACCCCGAGCCCGAGCGCGAGCACGAGCCGATACCGGAGGCGCAGCCCGATGTCTCCGTCCACCCCGTCGACGCGGACCGCGAGCCGGAGGCGGACGGCGAAGATTCCTCGGGAGATTCGTCGGAGCGGAAGGCGGCCTCCACGGAAGACGACGCCGCCCACGACGGAC CAGATAACACCGACCAAGGATCTCAAGGCGGGCACAGCCTACCAGAGAGCTACCCTATCTGCTCTGACCACGACGAGTGCATCGCCCGCCCAGAGAGGATCAAGATCCAGAAAGGTTTCATGGCGAAGGAGTCCGTGAAGGGGCACATG GTTAACGTTGTGAAAGGCCTGAAGATATATGAAGACGTGTTCACAACAATGGAGCTCATGAAGGTTGCTGATTTCATCAATGAAATTCGCCAGGCTGGTAGAAATGGGGAACTTTCAG GTGAAACCTTCATATTCTTCAACAAGCAGATCAAAGGAAACAAGAGAGAGATCATTCAGCTGGGTGTCCCACTATTTCAACATACCACAGAGGAAACCAATT GTCATATAGAACCAATCCCAGTTGTCCTGCAGGCTGTCATCGACCACCTTGTTCTTTGGCGCCTAATACCAGAAAGCAGGAAACCAAACAGTGTCATCATCAATTTCTTCGATGAG GACGAGCACTCGCAGCCCTACTTCAAGCCTCCCCACCTGGACAACCCCATTTCCACTCTCCTGCTGTCTGAAACCTTGATGGCATTTGGAAGGTCACTTGTCACTGACAGCAACGGCAACTACAAGGGACCGCTCACACTCTCACTGAAGCAAGG GTCACTTCTGGTGATGCGCGGGAACAGCGCGGACATGGCGCGCCATGTCGTGTGCCCGTCGTCCAACCGCCGCGTGAGCATCACGTTCGTGAGGGTGAGGCCATCGACTCCGGTGGACCTCAGCCCGCTCCCGTCGCCCACCAAGGCCATGACGCTCTGGCAGCCTCCCCCGACTGCGGCAACGGCCGGCATGCAGAAACCACCCCATGGCAGCAACGGCGCAATCATTGGCTACTGCCCCGCGCCGCAGGCCATGCTCGCCCCGGCTTGGGGCATGGCCGTGCGCGCGGCGCCTGTCatgatggtcgccgcgccggcgAGGCCAATGGTGATGGCGCCCTCCAGCAACATCAACAAGAGGATGGGGCGCGGAGGCACCGGCGTGTTCCTGCCGTGGACGGTTGGGCCCAAGAGGTACAACAAGCACCTCCCCCCGCGCATCCAGAAGCGCCGGTTCTCGGCGATGATGTCGCCCATAGAGTCGCAGGGCTGA
- the LOC109739252 gene encoding RNA demethylase ALKBH10B isoform X2 encodes MTTPAAGAPGSPVAAPDQVAARDAVIGWYRGEFAAANAVIDALCGHLAQIGGADYDAVFAALHRRRLNWFPVLHMQKFYSVADVAAELRRVSGARAAAAAAYSEEEAVSTVIHEPMDELVVTVAAEPDPEPEREHEPIPEAQPDVSVHPVDADREPEADGEDSSGDSSERKAASTEDDAAHDGHNTDQGSQGGHSLPESYPICSDHDECIARPERIKIQKGFMAKESVKGHMVNVVKGLKIYEDVFTTMELMKVADFINEIRQAGRNGELSGETFIFFNKQIKGNKREIIQLGVPLFQHTTEETNCHIEPIPVVLQAVIDHLVLWRLIPESRKPNSVIINFFDEDEHSQPYFKPPHLDNPISTLLLSETLMAFGRSLVTDSNGNYKGPLTLSLKQGSLLVMRGNSADMARHVVCPSSNRRVSITFVRVRPSTPVDLSPLPSPTKAMTLWQPPPTAATAGMQKPPHGSNGAIIGYCPAPQAMLAPAWGMAVRAAPVMMVAAPARPMVMAPSSNINKRMGRGGTGVFLPWTVGPKRYNKHLPPRIQKRRFSAMMSPIESQG; translated from the exons ATGACGACACCGGCGGCGGGGGCCCCGGGGTCACCGGTGGCGGCGCCGGATCAGGTGGCGGCCAGGGACGCCGTGATCGGGTGGTACCGCGGCGAGTTCGCGGCCGCCAACGCCGTGATCGACGCGCTGTGCGGCCACCTCGCGCAGATCGGCGGGGCCGACTACGACGCCGTCTTCGCcgcgctccaccgccgccgcctcaaCTGGTTCCCCGTCCTCCACATGCAGAAGTTCTACTCCGTCGCCGACGTCGCCGCCGAGCTGCGTCGCGTCTccggcgcccgcgccgccgcggccgccgcctACTCCGAGGAGGAGGCCGTGTCCACGGTGATCCACGAGCCCATGGACGAGCTCGTCGTCACCGTCGCCGCGGAGCCGGACCCCGAGCCCGAGCGCGAGCACGAGCCGATACCGGAGGCGCAGCCCGATGTCTCCGTCCACCCCGTCGACGCGGACCGCGAGCCGGAGGCGGACGGCGAAGATTCCTCGGGAGATTCGTCGGAGCGGAAGGCGGCCTCCACGGAAGACGACGCCGCCCACGACGGAC ATAACACCGACCAAGGATCTCAAGGCGGGCACAGCCTACCAGAGAGCTACCCTATCTGCTCTGACCACGACGAGTGCATCGCCCGCCCAGAGAGGATCAAGATCCAGAAAGGTTTCATGGCGAAGGAGTCCGTGAAGGGGCACATG GTTAACGTTGTGAAAGGCCTGAAGATATATGAAGACGTGTTCACAACAATGGAGCTCATGAAGGTTGCTGATTTCATCAATGAAATTCGCCAGGCTGGTAGAAATGGGGAACTTTCAG GTGAAACCTTCATATTCTTCAACAAGCAGATCAAAGGAAACAAGAGAGAGATCATTCAGCTGGGTGTCCCACTATTTCAACATACCACAGAGGAAACCAATT GTCATATAGAACCAATCCCAGTTGTCCTGCAGGCTGTCATCGACCACCTTGTTCTTTGGCGCCTAATACCAGAAAGCAGGAAACCAAACAGTGTCATCATCAATTTCTTCGATGAG GACGAGCACTCGCAGCCCTACTTCAAGCCTCCCCACCTGGACAACCCCATTTCCACTCTCCTGCTGTCTGAAACCTTGATGGCATTTGGAAGGTCACTTGTCACTGACAGCAACGGCAACTACAAGGGACCGCTCACACTCTCACTGAAGCAAGG GTCACTTCTGGTGATGCGCGGGAACAGCGCGGACATGGCGCGCCATGTCGTGTGCCCGTCGTCCAACCGCCGCGTGAGCATCACGTTCGTGAGGGTGAGGCCATCGACTCCGGTGGACCTCAGCCCGCTCCCGTCGCCCACCAAGGCCATGACGCTCTGGCAGCCTCCCCCGACTGCGGCAACGGCCGGCATGCAGAAACCACCCCATGGCAGCAACGGCGCAATCATTGGCTACTGCCCCGCGCCGCAGGCCATGCTCGCCCCGGCTTGGGGCATGGCCGTGCGCGCGGCGCCTGTCatgatggtcgccgcgccggcgAGGCCAATGGTGATGGCGCCCTCCAGCAACATCAACAAGAGGATGGGGCGCGGAGGCACCGGCGTGTTCCTGCCGTGGACGGTTGGGCCCAAGAGGTACAACAAGCACCTCCCCCCGCGCATCCAGAAGCGCCGGTTCTCGGCGATGATGTCGCCCATAGAGTCGCAGGGCTGA